Within the Arachis duranensis cultivar V14167 chromosome 10, aradu.V14167.gnm2.J7QH, whole genome shotgun sequence genome, the region GACTCAACACGAGGTGGTTCTAGTTGGATGAGCCCCTCGTCAGCGCATTCATTGAGAGATAGCGTCTTGAGACGCACACCTTTCACATGCCATTCGGGGAGTGCACCATCACACTGCAGGATGTCGCATACCAACTAGGGTTGCCCGTGGATGGTTTACCTGTATCCGGGTTCCTTACAGATTTTGAGAAGCTGATGGAGGATGGCAGATCCATTTAGGAGTGGTTTGAGGAACTATTTGACGAGCTTCCCCCGCCGAATAAGGTGAAGCAGTTTACGGTCCACTTCACCTGGTTCCACGAGAGATTCAGGGTGCTGCCGTAGGATGCTACTGAGGATACTTTACGGATATATGCACGGGCATATATTATGATGCTGCTATCCACTCAGTTGTTCGGTGATAAGAGTGGAAACCGGGTTCATGTTCAGTGGTTGCCATTTGTGGCGAGACTTAATGAGATGGGCAGTTACAGTTGGGCTTCTGTAGCACTAGCTTGGCTATATCGATGTATGTGCCGGGTTGCCAATATAAATGTGACGAACTTGACCGGCCCGCTCCAGTTACTGCAATCATGGATTTTCTGGCGGTTCCCTAGTCTCAGACCGTGTGGATTCgatgatttttcttttccgTTGGCTTCCAGGTATCGATATATGGGCAATTAGCATTTCagttttcattttttaggttCAAGTTATTAACTTAGTTGTTATCAGTTTACATATTCATATAACACTATCTTCGTTTTGGCGGGCCACGTATTTACCGACATCCGACCGCAGGGAGGAGAGAGTTATCTAGTGTCGGCTTGCGTTGGACTGCTTAGGTGATCGAGATGTAAGTTGTGtttattgtttcaaattttagcTCCTTTTTTCCTAGATGATAAGTATTTAATGGACTAACGAATCATGCTATAAACATTTGCAGATTTTTTGGGAGCCTTATGCTGCACTCGACATGCTGGCCGTTGTTCATCCAGAGATTCTAGTCGAGGAGCATAGTCGGTTATGGTGCGCATGTACTAGTTTGGTTTACTTCGCTGTCATTGAGTGGCACCAGGTGGATAGGGTGTTGCCACAACTCGGTGGTGTTCAGCACGTGCCTGATACGGCATCAAATATTGACTGGCTTCATTCCAAGGACGGTAGGGGTGGGGATAGGTGGTTCCCGACCTACTATCAGGTGTGACATCTGAATTGGCAAAACAGAGTTGACGCTGTTTTGAGTGTTCCCCCTGTACCTCTGCAGTCTGTCCTCGGATAACAAAAAGCTCTGCCAGCCTCCCGTATGTGGACTTCACTAGTGCAGTAATCGGCAGATTCCATGTCCCCTTCAATACAAAGTTTACACTCTCAGATATATTCGTGGTCATGTGGCCAAACCGTCAGCCTCCATCCTGATGTTGGGTCCACTTATCATACTCCAATTGGTTGGCCCAATCACACATGACCGAATTCTCAGTCCTCATAATATCAAACTAATAGTCAAACTCTGCCTTAGTCTTGGAGTACGCTGCATTCACTAGCAGCCGCCTCGCATCCTGACCTTTGAAACTGAGGGCAAAGTTAGCGGCAACATGTCGAATGCAATACGCTCGATATGCATGAGGCGTTAGCCACGAACTGTCAGTTGCCTCCAGTGCAGCCTTAATGCCATTGTGCCTATCAGAAATCACCAGAATGCCTTCTTGTGGGGTCACATGTTGACGCAAGTGGGATAAGAAAAAAGCCCAAGACTCAGTATTCTCCTCCTCAACAAGTGCAAACGCAACTGGTAGTATATTCAAGTTTCCATCTTGTGCAATAGCCAGAAGCAAAGTCCCGCCATACTTTCCATACAAATACTTCCCATACAGATGAGTCCTGTCGATGCTAACTAGTGGCTTATAATGCCTAAATGTCTCAATGCATGGAGGGAATGTCCAAAAAAGACGATGAAAGTACCTCGTAAACTCATCAACCTGATCACCAAAACACGTACCGAAGAGGTCTTCAATAATGCCACGGTTTCGTCCATCGTGGCTTGTACCCCTAGGATCCagctaggggtggcaaacgggcctaaacCCGCCGGGCCAGCCCGCGTAACCCACCAAAAAAGGCGGGCTGGGCTGAAAAATCGGGaccgccaaatagcaaaagcccgtctaacccgcaccgcttaaaccgcggGTTTTGGTgggctttggcggggcggggcAGGCTTTCCCGCCGGGCTAAGGTTTTTTTTAGTGAGggggtatttttgtaatttttttcctaaaaccTAACTTCCCccaacctaacttacaagagtatgaagataaaaattgagtgttttgaattatgtttatgttattttggagacaatatttataattatgttttggattatgtttattttgctttggagagaatatttatacttatattttgaatgaaaatttggtttataattatatttattagatatttataattacaaagactttaatgtttgtgaatataaaaaatataattttttataccattagaaattataaatttattaatatggttgtgaaattatatatattacttagtagttaatagtaaaaaaaaaaaagaggagctTTGGCGGGCTTAGCCCGCCAGCCCGCAGTTAGGCGGGGCGGGCTAGGATTCTAGGACCGCCTAATTAGGCGGGGCGGGGCGAGCTTCCCCGCTTGCCACCCCTAGATCCAGCGTGGCAACTCGACATATGACTCCTTCCAATCCCCATATATCTGTGCAACTGCCTTCTGTTTTTTCATCCATACCTTCCTATAACTAGGCCTGAATCCATAGGTTTCCTCAGTAGCTTCTTGCACCGCTGCATCTGCCCTAACCATTGGAAAGATCCTGCACAAATGATATGGTGATCAAGCTGTCGGTGGTTGCTCGAAATCAAAGTGGCCAAGCAAGTGTGAGGTCCATTGTACCTTCTAACCTCCCAATTACCCTTATGCTGTCGAAGTGTGATGCGAATCAACCACGTGCAGCCATTCCCAAACTCCTTGCATCTCCCATGAAACTTCAGATGATCTGACTTCATCACCCGATATTGAACTCCACGATGAATGCTATAATCCTTAACACTCAACACAACTTCCTCCTTAGTCTGGAAAGATTGACCAATCTGAAATTCTCCAGAAGGATTTTTCTTGTGTAACCCCTGGCCTCCGGAGGTGGGATCTATGTTTGGCTGCTAGCCGATTGCTTCCAAGTTCCATGTCGAGAAATGTGGCGGTTGTTGTCCTGAACCAGAACTGGATGGCCCCCGACATGCTGGTGGTGTCCTGGGAGTATCTTCCTCACTGTCTCCCAATATGTGATCCGGCTCACCCTCACCAAAAAGTGCAGGAATCAAACCAGGTGACCTAGCTGCCGCTGGTGGAACGGATGTAGGTTCAACCAAAAGACCATAAGCTGCAACGACAAGCATCGAAGTTGATGCACCCCCACCGTCATCGACTGAGGACTCGGTGCGGATACACCAGAACTGTCAAAACCATCTTCCAACTTGGCATACAGCTCGTGTATTCTCACCTCCAAAAAACTGCGTCGACAATGAAACAAAACCTCCATATCTTCGTTCGACCCTATCACAAATGTTTCATACTGCACACCAGTTGAAACAATCGCAATTGGAATCTTGTAGAACACCTTCTTCACCCACTTGGACCCACATAACCCTGTCTTTTGCAATATGCTCGTCTTTAGTTCTGACAAAGTATTTGTCATACGAACAAAAAACACTGACCGGTTCTTTGTCAGTGAACTTAATGTCGtgccttttgcttttttttttccagaGCAGTGGACTAGGACCAAAAAAGTCTCCTCACTCATTTTTAAAGATGTGAAAATGACTCTTTACATCACACCACTTCCCCTTGGTGGGTATTTATAGGCGAAATAGGTCCAGGCATAAACCGCTGAACCCCTGTCATGGTATATGTCTAATTGCACACTCCACAGAAACCGCGGGACTCCTACCACGATTTCTGGCCTAATTTTGTTTTAACATAATTCGTTGGAGGGGTGCAGCAGTTTACATGCATTTGGAATCCGTGGGACCCCTCCCGTAGTTTACATAGATTATTAGAAAGTTGTATTTTGGTATCTATTTTGCAAAAGTTGTATTTCGGTAATATTAaaactcaaatattttattttggtaatATTGAAACTCAAATCTGTGGTTAAGAGTGTTCACGGGTCAGTTTGGTTCAAATTTGGAGTGAAATTAGAACTGAACTAAAACAAACCGATTAAGAACATTTGATTTGCTACCATTTTAACTATGCACTTAAATCAAATCCACTTAATTCGATTTTTGAACAGCAACGTTTTCACCTAATTTGAATCTATTggattcgatttatatagaaatgTGCTTTGAGACTTTGACGTTGCATTTTCTGG harbors:
- the LOC107470832 gene encoding uncharacterized protein LOC107470832, whose product is MTNTLSELKTSILQKTGLCGSKWVKKVFYKIPIAIVSTGVQYETFVIGSNEDMEVLFHCRRSFLEFWCIRTESSVDDGGGASTSMLVVAAYGLLVEPTSVPPAAARSPGLIPALFGEGEPDHILGDSEEDTPRTPPACRGPSSSGSGQQPPHFSTWNLETKEEVVLSVKDYSIHRGVQYRVMKSDHLKFHGRCKEFGNGCTWLIRITLRQHKGNWEVRRADAAVQEATEETYGFRPSYRKVDEFTRYFHRLFWTFPPCIETFRHYKPLVSIDRTHLYGKYLYGKYGGTLLLAIAQDGNLNILPVAFALVEEENTESWAFFLSHLRQHVTPQEGILVISDRHNGIKAALEATDSSWLTPHAYRAYCIRHVAANFALSFKGQDARRLLVNAAYSKTKAEFDY